Proteins co-encoded in one uncultured Draconibacterium sp. genomic window:
- a CDS encoding alkaline phosphatase, producing MKNIFLAIFLLALSCACNQVSNPKTKEKKPVNVIFMIGDGMGLAQVSSAFYFKKTPVNFKRFKEIGLINTSTAVEKITDSAAAGTAFSCGKRTRKKMIGMSVDTVSMPNITDTLSSLNYKTGIVVTSSVTDATPAAFYGHVPSRYQYEELAKQLTSSKIDFVAGGGLSGFINRTDSVDLLQKLEEAGFTVDTVSLENFNCDTNKKYAFILANDNMPKMPEGRGDYLPTATQMSIDYLSKNKDGFFLMVEGSQIDWGGHRNNAEHVITEVIDFDDAVGKALDFAEKDGNTLVIVTADHETGGFALSGDKYEDIKFALNNHTTSMVPFFAYGPGAELFTGIFDNKDVYKKILKAIQ from the coding sequence ATGAAAAATATATTTTTAGCAATATTCCTGTTGGCACTTTCTTGTGCCTGTAACCAGGTTTCAAACCCAAAAACCAAAGAAAAAAAACCTGTCAACGTAATTTTCATGATTGGTGACGGTATGGGGTTAGCCCAGGTTTCATCGGCCTTTTATTTTAAAAAGACACCAGTAAACTTTAAACGGTTTAAAGAAATTGGACTGATTAACACCTCTACCGCAGTAGAAAAGATAACAGATTCAGCGGCTGCAGGAACCGCGTTTAGCTGCGGAAAAAGAACCCGCAAAAAAATGATTGGCATGTCGGTTGATACCGTCTCGATGCCAAATATTACCGATACGCTAAGCTCATTAAATTATAAAACGGGAATTGTGGTTACCTCATCGGTTACCGATGCTACACCGGCAGCTTTTTACGGCCATGTTCCTTCGCGATACCAATACGAGGAACTTGCCAAACAACTTACTTCATCTAAAATTGATTTTGTTGCAGGCGGTGGTTTATCTGGTTTTATTAACCGAACGGACAGTGTTGACCTGCTACAAAAACTGGAAGAAGCCGGTTTTACTGTTGATACTGTTTCGCTAGAAAATTTTAATTGCGATACCAATAAAAAATATGCATTTATTCTGGCAAATGACAATATGCCCAAAATGCCCGAAGGCAGAGGTGATTATTTACCAACTGCTACACAAATGTCTATCGATTATCTTTCAAAAAACAAAGATGGATTCTTTTTAATGGTAGAAGGTTCTCAAATCGACTGGGGAGGGCACCGAAATAATGCAGAGCATGTAATTACAGAAGTAATTGACTTTGACGATGCTGTTGGAAAAGCACTGGATTTTGCGGAAAAAGATGGCAACACACTTGTAATTGTAACAGCCGATCACGAAACCGGTGGTTTTGCCCTTTCAGGCGATAAATACGAAGACATAAAGTTTGCGCTGAATAATCATACTACCTCAATGGTACCATTTTTCGCATATGGCCCCGGGGCTGAACTTTTCACAGGAATATTTGACAACAAAGATGTTTATAAAAAAATACTGAAAGCCATTCAATAA
- the der gene encoding ribosome biogenesis GTPase Der: MSSRIVAIVGRPNVGKSTLFNRLIEQRKAIVDETAGVTRDRNYGKGEWIGVEYSVIDTGGYVVNSEDVFESEINKQVHLAIDEADVIMFVVDVEAGTTDLDDAIANILRRSKKEIIVVVNKVDNHNRILDAQEFYGLGLGEIYCISSMTGSGTGDMLDALVEKFPHKDSLEEEHELPHLSVVGRPNVGKSSFINALIGEDRNIVTDVAGTTRDSIHTRYNKFGHDFMIVDTAGLRKKGKVHEDLEFYSVLRSVRTIENSDVCMLLIDATRGVEAQDMNILNLIIKNKKGVVILVNKWDLIDKDTMTTKKMTQEIHDRLAPFTDVPIIFISALTKQRVHKALEVAMEVHQNRKQRIKTSELNEILLEAIENYGPPSVKGKYIKIKYCTQLPSPTPAFALFANLPQYIKEPYKRYIENQLRDNFNLTGVPIQIYFRQK; the protein is encoded by the coding sequence ATGAGCAGCAGAATAGTAGCTATAGTAGGACGCCCGAATGTTGGTAAATCAACTTTGTTTAATCGTTTGATTGAACAGCGCAAAGCCATTGTTGACGAAACAGCAGGCGTTACCCGCGACCGTAATTACGGGAAAGGCGAGTGGATTGGCGTTGAATATTCGGTAATTGATACCGGAGGTTATGTCGTTAACTCGGAAGATGTTTTTGAATCAGAGATTAACAAACAAGTGCATTTGGCCATTGACGAGGCCGATGTGATTATGTTTGTGGTTGACGTTGAAGCCGGAACTACCGACCTGGATGATGCCATCGCAAATATTTTACGTCGCAGTAAAAAGGAGATCATCGTGGTTGTAAACAAGGTCGACAACCATAACCGAATTCTGGACGCGCAGGAATTTTACGGCTTAGGATTGGGCGAAATCTATTGTATTTCGTCAATGACTGGAAGTGGAACCGGCGATATGCTGGATGCACTGGTAGAAAAATTTCCGCACAAAGATTCGCTGGAAGAAGAGCACGAATTGCCACACCTGTCGGTAGTTGGCCGTCCGAACGTAGGTAAATCGTCGTTTATAAATGCATTGATTGGCGAAGACCGTAACATTGTAACCGATGTTGCCGGCACAACGCGCGATTCGATACATACCCGATACAATAAGTTTGGTCACGATTTTATGATCGTTGACACAGCCGGATTACGCAAGAAGGGAAAAGTGCACGAAGATCTGGAGTTTTACTCGGTCTTGCGCTCGGTGCGTACCATCGAAAATTCGGATGTTTGTATGTTATTGATTGATGCAACACGTGGTGTGGAAGCACAGGACATGAACATTCTGAACCTGATTATAAAAAATAAAAAAGGTGTGGTTATTTTGGTGAATAAGTGGGATTTGATTGATAAAGATACCATGACCACCAAAAAAATGACGCAGGAAATTCATGATCGTTTAGCACCATTTACCGATGTGCCGATCATTTTTATTTCGGCATTAACAAAACAGCGTGTACACAAAGCGCTGGAAGTTGCAATGGAAGTACATCAAAACCGTAAGCAGCGAATTAAAACATCGGAGTTGAACGAAATTCTGTTGGAAGCCATCGAAAATTACGGCCCTCCATCAGTAAAAGGTAAATACATAAAAATTAAGTATTGTACGCAATTACCATCGCCAACACCGGCGTTTGCATTGTTTGCCAATTTACCGCAATACATTAAAGAGCCGTATAAACGATATATCGAAAATCAGTTGCGCGACAACTTTAATCTTACCGGCGTACCTATTCAAATTTATTTCAGACAGAAATAA
- the era gene encoding GTPase Era: MAHKAGFVNIVGNPNVGKSTIMNALVGEKLSIITQKMQTTRHRIKGIVSGDDFQIVYSDTPGILKPSYKLQESMMKFVDTALIDADVILFVTDVKEKVDKNPEYIEKVRKSNMPVIVLLNKIDLSNQEEVLKLYDHWSNTFPGADVFAISALEKFNIEPIFDRIMEHLPEGPAFFSKEQLTDRNERFFVQEIIREKILLHYQKEIPYSVEVEVEEFKETDKIINIRTVIHVSRDSQKGIIIGHQGKMIKRVGTEARLDAEEFFDKKIFLELYVKVAKDWREKDGQLKNFGYDKF; this comes from the coding sequence ATGGCACATAAAGCAGGATTTGTGAACATTGTTGGCAACCCGAATGTGGGAAAATCAACAATTATGAATGCACTGGTAGGCGAAAAACTGTCTATCATTACCCAAAAGATGCAAACCACGCGCCACCGCATTAAAGGCATTGTAAGTGGCGACGATTTCCAGATTGTTTATTCCGATACTCCCGGTATTCTGAAGCCCAGTTATAAGCTTCAGGAATCGATGATGAAGTTTGTTGACACAGCTTTAATCGATGCTGATGTGATTCTTTTTGTTACCGATGTAAAAGAAAAGGTAGACAAAAATCCGGAGTACATCGAGAAAGTACGTAAGTCGAACATGCCGGTTATCGTGTTGCTGAATAAGATCGATTTGTCGAACCAGGAGGAGGTATTAAAACTGTACGATCATTGGTCGAACACATTTCCGGGGGCCGATGTTTTTGCAATTTCAGCCCTGGAAAAGTTCAATATCGAACCTATTTTCGATCGCATTATGGAGCACCTTCCCGAAGGTCCGGCCTTTTTCTCAAAAGAACAACTGACCGACCGGAACGAGCGCTTTTTTGTGCAGGAAATTATTCGGGAGAAGATTCTTCTGCACTACCAAAAGGAGATACCTTATTCGGTGGAGGTTGAAGTTGAAGAGTTTAAAGAGACAGATAAAATTATAAATATCCGTACGGTGATTCACGTGTCGCGCGATAGCCAGAAGGGAATTATCATTGGGCATCAGGGCAAGATGATAAAAAGGGTTGGAACGGAAGCACGCCTTGATGCAGAAGAGTTTTTTGACAAGAAAATTTTTCTGGAGTTGTATGTTAAAGTAGCCAAAGACTGGCGCGAGAAAGACGGTCAGTTAAAGAATTTTGGTTACGATAAATTTTAA